Proteins encoded within one genomic window of Armatimonadia bacterium:
- a CDS encoding metallophosphoesterase produces MSDSRPAKVAAETPTLCIGLVADVQYADKDTVGRRRYREAGDKLRACVADLATRKLDFVVDLGDLIDGHGALSQAELDQMCALYKALPVPVHHVIGNHDLLVGRPALMRSFGLTTPYYEWRLRGWRFLVLDAMEISSLAPIGPEEKALAKDYLARQPNLQTYNGALTDRQLGWLRERLADVRRCGERAIVLCHLPTVLPASNAYHLIWNHEQVAAILEQSGCVAAYLSGHDHAGGYAFHAGIHHLTMPGLVEAPEGGNGYGILEVYPDRLVLRGVGTVVSRTMTLTAKEAEVQAP; encoded by the coding sequence GTGAGTGACTCCCGCCCGGCCAAGGTGGCCGCAGAGACCCCGACTCTGTGTATCGGCCTCGTCGCCGACGTGCAGTATGCCGACAAGGACACCGTGGGCCGTCGCCGCTATCGTGAAGCCGGCGACAAGCTTCGTGCCTGTGTCGCCGACCTTGCCACCCGAAAGCTCGACTTCGTGGTTGACCTCGGCGACCTGATCGACGGTCACGGCGCACTCAGCCAGGCAGAGCTTGACCAGATGTGCGCGCTGTACAAGGCTCTTCCGGTGCCGGTGCACCACGTGATAGGCAACCACGACCTGCTGGTGGGCCGACCGGCGCTGATGCGCAGCTTCGGCCTGACGACGCCCTACTACGAGTGGCGGCTCAGGGGCTGGCGGTTCCTCGTCCTTGACGCGATGGAGATCAGCAGCCTCGCACCGATCGGCCCGGAGGAGAAGGCCCTGGCCAAGGACTATCTGGCCCGGCAGCCCAATCTCCAGACCTACAACGGCGCCCTCACCGACCGGCAACTGGGCTGGCTTCGCGAGCGGCTGGCCGACGTCCGCCGGTGTGGCGAGCGAGCGATCGTGCTGTGCCATCTCCCGACGGTCCTTCCGGCCAGCAACGCCTACCACCTGATCTGGAACCACGAACAGGTCGCCGCAATCCTGGAGCAGTCCGGCTGCGTCGCCGCCTACCTCTCCGGTCATGACCATGCCGGAGGCTATGCCTTCCACGCGGGCATCCACCACCTGACGATGCCCGGTCTCGTCGAGGCGCCGGAGGGCGGCAACGGCTACGGGATTCTCGAGGTCTATCCCGACCGGCTCGTGCTCAGAGGCGTCGGAACTGTCGTCTCGCGCACCATGACACTCACCGCTAAGGAAGCAGAGGTCCAGGCACCATGA
- a CDS encoding uroporphyrinogen decarboxylase family protein — protein sequence MTRRERVLAAIEFKGPDRCPIEHYAFPGAIHQHGQRLLDLAERYPDDFGNGVYRSGQQAWEEGQDVNDVIEWQDGWGTTWRRLRGYTTGEVYRPAIPDWGSWRDYQFPALPPDSHYEQFAASVQQRHPEEFVTASGGGFFQLMQHMRGPANYFEDLAEDNEGVHELADRMVDFNLHSIERYVKAGCDCIRFGDDWGSQDRLLIHPDMWRRFFKPRYAKMFAVARDAGAQVWFHTDGWILEIIDDLIEIGVTVLNPQHACMGTKRVGDICGGRVCIRTDIDRQWVIPFGTPQDVEAAVKEAIEAFGSFSGGCMLHGEIGPNVPFENIEALYSGFYEYGTYPLSWLTK from the coding sequence ATGACACGCCGTGAGCGCGTTCTCGCCGCCATCGAGTTCAAAGGTCCCGATCGGTGCCCCATCGAGCACTACGCTTTCCCGGGCGCTATCCACCAGCATGGTCAGCGCCTGCTGGACCTGGCGGAGCGCTACCCGGACGACTTCGGCAACGGGGTCTACCGCTCCGGGCAGCAGGCCTGGGAGGAGGGGCAGGACGTCAACGATGTGATCGAGTGGCAGGATGGCTGGGGCACCACCTGGCGTCGTCTGCGCGGCTACACCACCGGCGAGGTCTACCGACCGGCGATCCCGGACTGGGGTTCCTGGCGCGACTACCAGTTCCCGGCCTTGCCTCCCGACAGCCACTATGAGCAGTTCGCGGCCTCCGTTCAGCAGCGCCATCCCGAGGAGTTCGTCACCGCCTCCGGTGGCGGGTTCTTCCAGCTCATGCAGCACATGCGGGGACCGGCGAACTACTTCGAGGACCTCGCCGAGGACAACGAGGGCGTCCACGAGCTGGCCGACCGCATGGTCGACTTCAACCTCCACTCCATCGAGCGCTACGTGAAGGCGGGGTGCGACTGCATCCGCTTTGGTGATGACTGGGGCTCCCAGGACCGCCTGCTCATTCACCCCGACATGTGGCGGCGGTTCTTCAAGCCCCGCTATGCGAAGATGTTTGCCGTGGCTCGCGATGCCGGCGCCCAGGTCTGGTTCCACACCGATGGATGGATCCTGGAGATCATCGACGACCTCATCGAGATCGGCGTCACCGTCTTGAACCCGCAGCATGCGTGCATGGGCACGAAAAGAGTAGGAGATATCTGTGGCGGCCGGGTTTGCATCCGCACGGACATCGACCGGCAATGGGTCATCCCCTTCGGCACACCGCAGGACGTTGAGGCGGCCGTCAAAGAGGCCATCGAGGCCTTCGGGTCCTTCAGCGGCGGCTGTATGCTACATGGCGAGATCGGTCCAAACGTTCCTTTCGAGAACATCGAGGCTCTCTATTCGGGCTTCTACGAATACGGCACCTACCCACTGTCCTGGCTGACGAAGTAG
- a CDS encoding DUF6504 family protein: MLISEPIQVEMTDEGDTLREPKVFVWRGERYEVAQVESMWTDTGFVAGERTRTWYRRRHRNYWRVRTTAGEVYELYLDRGGGRRTWILARRVDE, translated from the coding sequence ATGCTCATATCCGAGCCGATCCAGGTTGAGATGACCGATGAGGGGGACACGCTGCGCGAGCCGAAGGTCTTCGTGTGGCGCGGCGAGCGCTACGAGGTCGCGCAGGTCGAGAGCATGTGGACGGATACCGGCTTCGTTGCAGGCGAGAGGACGCGCACCTGGTACCGGCGACGACATCGCAACTACTGGAGGGTGAGGACGACGGCGGGAGAGGTGTACGAGCTGTACCTGGATCGTGGTGGGGGCCGCCGCACCTGGATACTGGCACGACGGGTCGACGAGTAG
- a CDS encoding DUF6259 domain-containing protein: protein MIRVCALGLILLGLIAPLSVMAQQEAPYAVLDLRVPEGALLPTTIPLDLADIAATLRVPLEHKEPLCLLEGEDGKLAPLPSQFEPGPGFDWQAQAQGTLALRLPPNATGNQRVRVYVGSARPTVAGVMPTSDLKVDTAGGRLVVESEYYRLTHDPAKQAGLPSRFEFKATGKTFEAFTWNDRLWDTNLKGFNARDTRKPRIELVAQGPVRTLVRVYAEYVQGTSKTPDSHPTAVYEFAYLPNSPLIGVTAQVTQQQAFDWSQAHLAEINFPGTDFSHYLTSGLTAPAELKAEKKSYSGSWGALVEGANVLGLVSERTLIYDGRGEYGTYLHGPWEAMTGSEHRLATTLFVSAEPGAAAQLQEMAKGVTVASTATVTTSTLQSRLASVRTQISTLSDSRRAGLWAWALSLVERESRREGRLAATDRALVTMSETLGRAGADPFATLQPLLGKDARLTPIENGEIGLGFLQRAGQAPRLVSLFDFDHQRELLLADGGPLFRLELSAGSNPSKTVTAEDSWAEAVLEPGSKTKAGTASCLLRWRTPADTSVGDIEVQVPVQLEGRRITWSIAVRPHSDALGLRSVAFPSISLQRLSEGEDYAFVPGGSGTLTANPTQRLSNFDGLWPNGWCTLQFGGYYDSLGGVYFAAHDGGATAKNLRFRRLGNGIGCEVSTPAPNTGVAKNDFASFPCVLEVFDGDWFDAAQIYKTWAKKEAAWWPVQREPGIAGLKGMPRPTPQWMVEMPMWTIMSGAPTNVLDPCLKLREYLGVPLAVHWYSWHQIPFDNDYPHYFPVKEGFAEGVRRLQEGGVRVMPYINGRLWDSDTDDFKTLALPNATKDEKGDYYIEVYGSKEKLVPMCPTTKVWQDKVKEIVLRLTGPEYNVDGVYIDQVAAARPVMCFDATHGHPLGGGNWWTQKGYWPMLGDLVSRLPADKMLTTECNAEPYARWFDGYLTWHFQSQDMIPLFAAVYGGRLQMFSRSYGGSDKLSYRMKAAQEFVFGEQLGWIGAPVLLKDLEVTGSFFRRLARLRYALVPYLARGEMAHPPVVEGEVPEVTADWAWHGPTMVTDSALQRGAWKSQDGKLVVLLVNVLDKPLQVTLKMDGTRYGFAKGSTLSVTPRSEDGSGTAMTRPATFDLPVELPAYGAIAYEIAARSGAADRP from the coding sequence ATGATTCGCGTCTGTGCTCTCGGTCTGATCCTTCTGGGGCTGATAGCCCCGTTGTCTGTGATGGCCCAGCAGGAAGCGCCCTATGCGGTGCTCGATCTGAGGGTCCCGGAAGGGGCCCTGCTGCCGACGACGATTCCCCTCGACCTCGCCGACATCGCCGCGACGCTGCGAGTGCCGCTCGAGCACAAGGAGCCGCTGTGCCTGCTCGAAGGCGAGGACGGCAAGCTCGCACCGCTGCCGTCGCAGTTCGAGCCCGGTCCCGGCTTCGACTGGCAGGCACAGGCTCAAGGGACTCTGGCCCTTAGGCTGCCTCCGAACGCCACCGGGAATCAGCGCGTCCGCGTTTATGTGGGCAGCGCTCGACCGACGGTCGCAGGAGTCATGCCGACGAGTGACCTCAAGGTGGACACTGCTGGTGGCCGCCTCGTGGTCGAGAGCGAGTACTACCGCCTCACCCATGATCCGGCGAAGCAGGCGGGACTCCCGTCGCGCTTTGAGTTCAAGGCGACGGGCAAGACCTTCGAGGCCTTCACCTGGAACGACCGGCTGTGGGATACCAACCTCAAGGGGTTCAATGCGCGGGACACCCGGAAGCCACGGATCGAACTCGTGGCTCAGGGACCGGTCCGCACGCTGGTTCGGGTCTATGCGGAGTATGTGCAGGGCACGAGCAAGACGCCCGATTCGCACCCGACGGCGGTGTATGAGTTCGCTTATCTCCCGAACTCTCCGCTGATTGGCGTCACCGCGCAGGTCACTCAGCAGCAGGCCTTCGACTGGAGCCAGGCGCACCTCGCGGAGATCAACTTCCCGGGCACCGACTTCAGCCACTACCTCACCAGCGGCCTCACCGCGCCCGCGGAGCTCAAGGCGGAGAAGAAGTCGTACTCGGGAAGCTGGGGAGCGCTGGTGGAGGGTGCCAACGTTCTGGGTCTCGTATCCGAGCGGACGCTGATCTACGACGGGCGGGGCGAGTACGGCACGTACCTGCATGGCCCCTGGGAGGCGATGACCGGCAGCGAGCACAGGCTGGCGACGACGCTGTTCGTCTCGGCTGAGCCCGGGGCGGCGGCGCAGTTGCAGGAGATGGCAAAGGGCGTGACCGTGGCCTCGACGGCGACCGTGACCACCTCGACGCTGCAGTCACGGCTCGCCTCGGTGCGGACGCAGATCAGCACCCTCAGCGATAGCCGACGTGCCGGATTGTGGGCCTGGGCACTCAGTCTCGTCGAGCGCGAGTCGCGGCGAGAGGGACGACTGGCAGCGACCGACCGTGCTCTGGTGACGATGTCGGAGACGCTCGGTAGGGCCGGTGCGGATCCCTTCGCTACGCTCCAGCCGCTACTGGGGAAGGACGCCAGGCTCACGCCGATCGAGAACGGCGAGATTGGTCTGGGATTCCTGCAGCGTGCCGGGCAGGCGCCGCGCCTGGTGAGCCTGTTCGACTTCGACCACCAGCGTGAGCTCCTGTTAGCTGACGGCGGACCGCTGTTCCGGCTGGAGCTGTCGGCGGGCAGCAACCCCTCGAAGACTGTGACCGCTGAGGACTCCTGGGCGGAAGCGGTGTTGGAGCCCGGTTCGAAGACTAAGGCCGGGACGGCAAGCTGCCTTCTGCGCTGGCGCACACCTGCCGACACCAGCGTCGGCGACATCGAGGTGCAGGTACCCGTCCAGTTGGAGGGTCGGCGAATCACCTGGAGCATCGCGGTGCGTCCACACAGCGACGCCCTGGGTCTGCGCTCCGTCGCCTTCCCGAGCATCTCCCTTCAGCGGCTGAGTGAGGGCGAGGACTACGCCTTCGTGCCGGGTGGCTCGGGGACTCTGACCGCCAACCCGACGCAGCGGCTGAGCAACTTCGACGGGCTGTGGCCGAACGGCTGGTGCACACTGCAGTTCGGCGGCTACTACGACAGCCTTGGCGGCGTCTACTTCGCTGCCCATGACGGCGGAGCAACCGCCAAGAACCTGCGCTTCCGCCGCCTCGGGAACGGGATCGGCTGCGAGGTCTCGACACCGGCGCCCAACACGGGAGTGGCCAAGAACGACTTCGCCTCCTTCCCCTGCGTGCTCGAGGTCTTCGACGGCGACTGGTTCGACGCCGCCCAGATTTACAAGACCTGGGCGAAGAAGGAAGCCGCCTGGTGGCCTGTGCAGCGAGAGCCCGGGATTGCAGGCCTCAAGGGCATGCCGCGACCGACGCCGCAGTGGATGGTCGAGATGCCCATGTGGACCATCATGAGCGGCGCACCGACCAACGTCCTCGATCCCTGCCTGAAACTGCGCGAGTACCTGGGAGTGCCGCTGGCGGTACACTGGTACAGTTGGCACCAGATCCCCTTTGACAACGACTACCCGCACTACTTCCCGGTGAAGGAGGGCTTCGCTGAGGGCGTGCGTCGCCTGCAAGAAGGCGGCGTGCGAGTGATGCCCTACATCAACGGGCGGTTGTGGGATAGCGATACCGACGACTTCAAGACCCTCGCACTGCCCAACGCGACCAAGGACGAAAAGGGCGACTACTACATCGAGGTCTACGGGTCCAAGGAGAAGCTGGTCCCGATGTGCCCGACCACGAAGGTGTGGCAGGACAAGGTGAAGGAGATCGTGCTGCGCCTCACCGGGCCGGAGTACAACGTGGACGGCGTCTATATCGACCAGGTGGCAGCGGCGCGGCCGGTGATGTGCTTCGACGCCACGCATGGTCACCCGCTCGGAGGCGGGAACTGGTGGACGCAGAAGGGGTACTGGCCGATGCTGGGCGACCTCGTCTCGCGCCTACCTGCAGACAAGATGCTCACCACCGAGTGCAACGCCGAGCCCTACGCCCGGTGGTTCGACGGTTACCTGACCTGGCACTTCCAGAGCCAGGACATGATCCCGCTGTTCGCTGCTGTGTATGGCGGTCGGCTCCAGATGTTCTCGCGCTCGTACGGCGGCAGCGATAAGCTGAGCTACCGCATGAAGGCGGCCCAGGAGTTTGTCTTCGGCGAGCAACTGGGCTGGATTGGCGCCCCGGTACTCCTCAAGGACCTGGAGGTGACCGGCTCCTTCTTCCGGCGTCTTGCACGGTTGCGCTATGCGCTGGTCCCCTATCTGGCGCGCGGTGAGATGGCGCACCCGCCTGTTGTGGAGGGCGAAGTGCCGGAGGTCACGGCCGACTGGGCCTGGCACGGCCCCACCATGGTCACCGATTCGGCCCTGCAGCGCGGCGCGTGGAAGTCACAGGACGGCAAGCTGGTCGTGCTGCTGGTGAACGTGCTCGACAAGCCGCTGCAGGTGACGCTCAAGATGGACGGCACCCGGTATGGCTTCGCCAAAGGAAGCACGCTGTCGGTGACTCCGCGCAGCGAGGACGGAAGCGGCACAGCCATGACCAGGCCGGCGACCTTTGACCTACCGGTCGAGCTGCCCGCTTACGGCGCGATCGCCTATGAGATCGCGGCCCGAAGTGGGGCAGCGGACCGACCGTAA